From Schistocerca americana isolate TAMUIC-IGC-003095 chromosome 9, iqSchAmer2.1, whole genome shotgun sequence, the proteins below share one genomic window:
- the LOC124551370 gene encoding uncharacterized protein LOC124551370: MKITVYLILALAAACHAMPQNPATYDAQQSEVQPEDSQKAKRGLPIFHTPIAPLPLSIYHAPILAPAPLIAPRFIAAHAPIFHAPIIHHPPIIAIHH; the protein is encoded by the exons ATGAAGATCACC GTGTACCTCATTCTGGCACTGGCCGCAGCCTGCCACGCCATGCCCCAGAACCCAGCGACGTACGATGCACAGCAGTCCGAGGTCCAACCAGAGGACAGCCAGAAGGCGAAGCGAGGCCTGCCCATCTTCCACACTCCCATAGCGCCGCTCCCGCTGTCCATCTACCACGCCCCCATCCTGGCGCCAGCACCCTTAATCGCACCCAG ATTCATCGCAGCTCATGCGCCCATCTTCCACGCCCCCATCATCCACCACCCACCAATCATCGCTATTCACCACTAG